In Phragmitibacter flavus, a single genomic region encodes these proteins:
- the kdsA gene encoding 3-deoxy-8-phosphooctulonate synthase, with amino-acid sequence MPSHSPSFLDSLPIVDVGRGVKLDGSQLVFILGPCVMESEAFVRDMARRIHEIASELKLKWIFKASYDKANRSAGGSFRGPGCEAGCRLLGEIGEEYGIPVTTDVHSVEDIEIASQWIDLLQIPAFLCRQTDLILAAGRSGRAVNVKKGQFLAPWDVKNIADKLKSVGCANFAFTERGTTFGYQNLVADMRSLYWMRELGCRVIMDATHSVQRPGGLGTATGGDGKLAPVLARAAVAAGCDGVFIETHINPAEALSDGPNQIPLDQLPELLQQLQRIHEVVTA; translated from the coding sequence GTGCCCAGTCATTCCCCAAGTTTCCTCGATTCACTTCCCATTGTCGACGTTGGTCGAGGTGTGAAACTGGATGGTTCCCAGTTGGTCTTTATTCTCGGTCCGTGTGTGATGGAGAGTGAGGCATTTGTGCGTGACATGGCGCGCCGCATTCACGAAATTGCCAGCGAATTGAAGCTGAAATGGATTTTTAAGGCCTCGTATGACAAGGCAAATCGCAGTGCCGGGGGCAGTTTCCGCGGACCAGGTTGCGAAGCGGGTTGTCGTTTGCTGGGGGAGATCGGGGAGGAGTATGGTATTCCGGTGACGACGGATGTTCACAGCGTGGAGGACATTGAAATTGCCTCGCAGTGGATCGATCTGTTGCAGATCCCCGCTTTTTTGTGTCGGCAGACGGACTTGATTCTGGCGGCAGGTCGCAGTGGTCGTGCGGTGAATGTGAAGAAAGGGCAGTTCCTTGCTCCTTGGGATGTGAAGAACATTGCCGACAAGCTGAAGTCGGTGGGTTGTGCAAATTTTGCTTTTACTGAACGGGGCACGACGTTTGGGTATCAGAACCTCGTGGCGGATATGAGATCTCTTTACTGGATGCGCGAGTTGGGTTGTAGGGTGATCATGGACGCGACGCATTCGGTCCAGCGGCCTGGTGGACTGGGCACCGCGACGGGTGGCGATGGCAAACTGGCTCCGGTGCTGGCGCGCGCGGCGGTGGCAGCGGGTTGTGACGGGGTGTTTATTGAGACTCACATCAATCCTGCCGAGGCATTGTCCGACGGCCCGAATCAAATTCCGCTCGATCAATTGCCTGAACTATTGCAACAGTTGCAACGTATCCACGAAGTCGTGACTGCCTGA
- a CDS encoding LptA/OstA family protein, whose protein sequence is MFRQAQQSADVERDLQQGQGANDARAQRLFVQARNGQGRMPVDAVEQARLDAASSRLKDAMSNASPEGKILLAQNDAAPAARSALAEKLVPANEVTIADVAGAKPEPMRATPLEDPKKKVGDSTVINCSGAAFFDSKEAIGVFSDDVVVQNPQFHITCDTLEVFMKKEGEAKKDAPPAPAHGAAPALPGDKPAGNSMADSGIERAIAKGRKVVIQKLNAAGAIQIGVCRHATYEGSSGDIILRDFPQVQDGGRVVTATDRSTEIILRQNGQFETKGPHKTELSRVNPKPAAAAVAPANP, encoded by the coding sequence ATGTTTCGTCAGGCTCAGCAGAGTGCCGATGTGGAACGGGATCTGCAACAGGGGCAGGGGGCCAATGATGCACGGGCGCAGCGTTTGTTTGTGCAGGCGCGCAATGGCCAGGGTCGGATGCCGGTGGATGCTGTGGAACAGGCCAGGCTGGATGCGGCATCGTCCCGATTGAAGGATGCCATGTCGAATGCATCGCCTGAAGGCAAGATTCTGCTGGCACAGAACGACGCCGCTCCTGCGGCGAGGTCTGCGCTCGCTGAGAAGTTGGTTCCGGCCAATGAGGTGACGATTGCCGATGTGGCGGGAGCGAAACCTGAACCCATGCGCGCCACTCCTTTGGAAGATCCGAAGAAAAAAGTGGGAGACAGCACAGTGATCAATTGCAGCGGAGCCGCCTTTTTCGACTCCAAAGAGGCCATCGGGGTGTTTAGCGATGATGTAGTAGTTCAAAATCCACAGTTTCACATCACTTGTGACACGCTGGAGGTGTTCATGAAAAAAGAGGGTGAGGCCAAGAAGGATGCTCCTCCGGCTCCGGCGCACGGAGCCGCCCCGGCGCTTCCAGGTGACAAACCGGCGGGCAACTCCATGGCGGATAGCGGCATCGAACGAGCCATTGCCAAGGGGCGCAAAGTGGTGATTCAGAAGCTCAACGCCGCCGGTGCGATTCAGATTGGGGTTTGCCGGCATGCGACTTACGAAGGCAGCAGCGGGGACATCATTTTGCGTGACTTTCCTCAGGTGCAGGACGGCGGCAGGGTGGTGACGGCTACGGATCGTTCAACGGAGATTATCCTCAGGCAAAACGGACAGTTTGAGACGAAGGGTCCCCACAAAACCGAGTTGTCCCGGGTGAATCCGAAGCCAGCGGCAGCAGCGGTGGCACCAGCGAATCCTTAA
- the lptB gene encoding LPS export ABC transporter ATP-binding protein: MAVANKTPATAGKSKGEALLHTHGLKKVYDGRAVVNGVDIEVRSGEIVGLLGPNGAGKTTSFYMIVGLVQPNGGEVFFDGINTTREPMYKRARLGMGYLPQEESIFRKLSVRDNILAVMETQNLPASARKAQCQQLLEKFGIDHVADNLALTLSGGEKRRLTIARSLVTEPKLIMLDEPFSGVDPLAVEDIQKIILMLKEAGLAILITDHNVRETLGIVDRAYLIHEGRVLLHGTRDYIVNHPQARERYLGENFSM, from the coding sequence ATTGCCGTTGCGAACAAGACACCTGCAACGGCTGGTAAAAGCAAGGGGGAGGCATTGCTTCACACGCATGGATTGAAGAAAGTTTACGATGGTCGGGCGGTGGTAAACGGGGTCGACATCGAAGTGCGAAGCGGTGAGATCGTCGGACTGCTTGGGCCCAACGGTGCGGGCAAAACCACTTCATTTTACATGATCGTTGGTCTGGTCCAACCGAATGGTGGCGAGGTGTTTTTTGATGGCATCAACACCACGCGTGAGCCGATGTATAAACGGGCGCGCCTGGGGATGGGATATCTTCCGCAGGAGGAATCCATCTTCCGCAAACTGTCCGTGCGCGACAATATTCTGGCGGTGATGGAAACGCAGAATCTGCCCGCCAGTGCCCGCAAGGCGCAGTGCCAGCAGTTGTTGGAAAAATTTGGCATCGACCATGTGGCGGACAATCTGGCGTTAACCCTTTCCGGCGGTGAAAAGCGCCGGTTGACCATAGCCCGTTCTTTGGTGACGGAGCCGAAGCTGATTATGTTGGATGAGCCGTTCTCTGGCGTCGATCCGCTGGCGGTGGAGGACATCCAGAAAATCATCCTGATGCTTAAAGAGGCCGGTCTGGCCATTTTGATCACCGATCACAACGTTCGTGAGACGCTGGGGATTGTGGACCGTGCCTATCTGATCCACGAAGGCCGCGTGCTGTTGCACGGAACCAGGGACTACATCGTCAATCATCCGCAGGCCCGGGAGCGATATCTCGGCGAAAATTTCAGCATGTAA
- the hpf gene encoding ribosome hibernation-promoting factor, HPF/YfiA family has translation MQVHNVNLPITVTGRHVSVTEAMREYAQKKIEHLHLDYPRIIDVKVILDVEKKARQKAEIILHCANHIVIEVDTVSDDIYASIDDCISKMARRMRKYKTRLLKSHHRPRQGSIKHLEETVFHEDAMETTDEHIEPVIIHKENYRVKPLFPDEAIMDLELSERPFVMFHNAKSNRIAIIFRRKDGEYGMIEPDAGSQAA, from the coding sequence ATGCAAGTTCACAACGTAAACCTGCCCATCACCGTCACTGGACGTCACGTTTCTGTCACAGAAGCGATGCGTGAGTATGCACAAAAAAAAATCGAGCATCTGCACCTCGATTACCCCCGAATCATTGACGTCAAAGTGATTCTCGATGTGGAGAAAAAGGCGAGGCAGAAGGCGGAGATCATCCTCCATTGTGCCAATCATATTGTCATTGAGGTCGATACCGTAAGCGACGACATCTATGCGTCGATTGACGACTGCATCTCGAAAATGGCGAGGCGCATGCGCAAATACAAAACGCGTCTGCTGAAAAGCCATCACCGTCCAAGACAGGGCTCGATCAAGCACCTTGAGGAAACCGTGTTCCATGAGGATGCGATGGAAACGACGGATGAGCACATCGAGCCGGTGATCATTCACAAGGAGAATTATCGGGTCAAACCCTTGTTTCCCGATGAAGCGATCATGGATCTTGAGCTGAGCGAACGCCCTTTCGTGATGTTCCACAATGCGAAGAGCAACCGTATCGCCATCATTTTCCGTCGAAAAGACGGAGAATATGGCATGATCGAGCCCGATGCCGGCAGTCAGGCTGCTTAG
- a CDS encoding outer membrane beta-barrel protein produces MKKICLIAFLASSIVAGVQAQGYESQYPYDPYSPAPQPQPKGQQSYQTYGGSGDYGGDYSSQSTNSLLTYGYLSGHYTYNDLKDDDLEGGSGFGIDLSVELMKPLFLHFGLDRLTSETPDAKEIDVTSVTGAAGLYLPFASRFHMFGEVGVRYDFVNSDYEVVYTDDFAVFVRPGIRFAVTDKLELGASLLFNNTDNYNEFVVEIDAFYALFSWLDVHAGVDFSDDINSYQLGGRWRW; encoded by the coding sequence ATGAAAAAAATTTGTCTGATCGCTTTTCTCGCTTCCTCCATCGTGGCCGGGGTGCAAGCACAGGGATATGAAAGCCAGTATCCCTATGACCCTTACAGTCCGGCACCGCAGCCGCAGCCCAAGGGGCAGCAGAGCTATCAGACCTATGGTGGCAGTGGGGATTACGGTGGCGATTACAGCTCGCAGAGCACAAATAGTTTGCTCACCTATGGGTATTTGAGCGGGCATTACACGTATAACGATTTGAAGGATGACGACCTCGAAGGAGGCAGTGGCTTTGGGATCGATTTGAGCGTGGAACTCATGAAACCGCTGTTTTTACACTTTGGTTTGGATCGTTTAACGAGCGAGACGCCCGATGCGAAAGAGATCGATGTGACAAGTGTCACGGGAGCGGCGGGCTTGTATCTGCCGTTCGCCTCGCGTTTTCACATGTTCGGGGAAGTTGGGGTGAGGTATGATTTCGTGAACAGCGACTACGAGGTCGTTTACACGGACGATTTTGCGGTGTTTGTGCGTCCTGGGATTCGGTTTGCGGTGACTGACAAACTGGAACTGGGTGCGAGCCTGTTGTTTAACAACACGGACAATTACAACGAGTTCGTGGTGGAGATTGATGCGTTTTATGCGCTCTTCAGCTGGCTGGATGTGCATGCGGGGGTGGACTTCTCGGATGACATCAATTCGTATCAGCTTGGCGGACGCTGGCGCTGGTAG
- a CDS encoding FkbM family methyltransferase — translation MKSRFLWRSFKSRFRDHVAELAVIREAVKPGEVIVDIGANKGSYLYWLSRWVGNGRVYAFEPQRSLAEYLQKACAACRLHNVTIEAKAVSSQAGMFELLIPGEGDSPGATLNRKITERENCRSEQVEVVTLDEYFPANVRIGALKIDAEGAELAIFEGAQRILAEQSPVLVFECEQRHLEKGTVQDVFEYLGSRGYQGHFIDGRILRPLQEFDLGVHQNNTGERFWDAKGYINNFVFRKR, via the coding sequence ATGAAAAGCCGTTTCTTGTGGCGATCTTTTAAGTCCCGTTTTCGGGATCATGTGGCGGAACTGGCGGTGATTCGCGAGGCGGTGAAGCCAGGTGAGGTGATCGTTGATATCGGTGCCAACAAGGGAAGTTATCTTTACTGGTTGTCGCGATGGGTGGGCAATGGTCGGGTTTATGCGTTTGAGCCGCAAAGGAGTCTGGCCGAATATTTGCAGAAAGCCTGTGCGGCCTGTCGTTTGCACAATGTGACCATTGAAGCGAAGGCCGTTTCCTCACAGGCAGGCATGTTTGAGTTGCTGATCCCTGGGGAGGGTGATTCGCCGGGAGCGACGCTGAATCGGAAAATTACAGAACGTGAGAATTGCCGGTCGGAGCAGGTGGAGGTGGTGACCCTTGATGAGTATTTTCCTGCGAACGTGAGGATTGGCGCATTAAAAATCGATGCGGAGGGGGCGGAACTGGCGATCTTTGAGGGGGCACAGCGAATTCTTGCCGAACAATCTCCGGTGCTGGTGTTTGAGTGCGAGCAGCGACACTTGGAAAAGGGGACGGTGCAGGACGTTTTTGAATATCTTGGTTCACGAGGTTATCAGGGGCATTTCATCGATGGTCGCATCTTGCGTCCGCTGCAGGAATTTGATCTGGGCGTGCATCAAAATAACACGGGGGAGCGGTTTTGGGATGCGAAGGGTTACATCAATAATTTCGTCTTCAGAAAACGGTGA
- a CDS encoding GreA/GreB family elongation factor, with protein sequence MSPEVEKLVNAGKLSRDDGEKLSKLTTGAFCVHKSWGAGRVAEWDLLGDKIVINFEDKAGHAMKLSFAVGSLEVLPDDHLLARRVGDLAGLKALAKSDPVGLVVAALKSHGGKMSLDTLEKFMSPKVLTASEYKSWWTAAKKALKDKRHIVVPAKRTELLVLREEDASPGAAMLLDLVNARDLKAKLAAVSRLMKDIDLVNDPETELKPVFEEISSTVSKSWRLNLKDSLHLLVARDELQDEAKVAELPAGSLTLVELMRENRAQLADAVNGLPAAFLGRVYRVFPQAFPERGWVVESLNHLTRTGGRAVAEIASVLDANDELDVLAEFLKKAVRNRQLSTDLLIWMCKERKGKAESVFDMDLGNAILSALEDDHIAGGPKRTGRLSDAFTEDVGLVPEMVADADADEVRLFGKRILATPVFDGLTRRSLMGRLIKTRPEMQALMDEGSQSTEQMALVVSWESMEHRKLELEDLVKVQIPQNKKDIQIAREYGDLRENFEYKSARQHQAVLLRLQSKYERELRNARGTDFVGVGTESVGIGTVVDLEDVATGEKETHSVLGAWDGNPDKFILSYLSEMAKAIIGKKIGEEADIPTDTAGTRKVRVTGIRAYRTEPPLA encoded by the coding sequence ATGTCTCCTGAGGTTGAAAAATTGGTTAATGCCGGAAAGCTGTCGCGCGATGACGGTGAAAAATTGTCAAAATTAACCACTGGTGCGTTTTGTGTGCACAAAAGCTGGGGGGCGGGACGCGTGGCGGAATGGGACCTTTTGGGTGACAAGATTGTCATCAATTTCGAAGACAAAGCGGGTCATGCGATGAAGTTGAGTTTTGCGGTGGGGTCGCTGGAGGTGTTGCCGGATGATCATTTGCTGGCACGTCGGGTGGGCGATCTTGCGGGGTTGAAGGCTTTGGCAAAGAGTGATCCGGTTGGACTGGTGGTGGCGGCTTTGAAAAGCCATGGCGGCAAGATGTCGCTGGACACGCTGGAAAAATTCATGTCACCCAAGGTGCTGACCGCGTCAGAATACAAGTCGTGGTGGACGGCGGCGAAGAAGGCATTGAAGGACAAACGTCACATTGTGGTGCCAGCCAAACGCACGGAGTTGCTGGTGTTGCGCGAGGAGGATGCAAGTCCGGGTGCAGCGATGCTGCTGGATCTGGTCAACGCCCGCGATTTGAAAGCCAAGCTGGCGGCGGTTTCGCGTTTGATGAAGGACATTGATTTGGTGAATGATCCCGAGACGGAACTGAAGCCGGTGTTTGAAGAGATCAGCAGCACGGTGAGCAAGTCCTGGCGTTTGAATTTGAAGGATTCGTTGCATTTGCTGGTGGCCCGCGATGAGTTGCAGGACGAGGCCAAGGTGGCGGAGTTGCCGGCGGGTTCGTTAACTTTGGTGGAGCTGATGCGTGAGAACCGCGCCCAGTTGGCGGATGCCGTGAACGGTTTGCCTGCGGCATTTTTGGGACGTGTCTACCGGGTGTTTCCCCAGGCGTTTCCTGAGCGTGGATGGGTGGTCGAATCATTGAATCATCTTACCCGCACGGGTGGTCGCGCCGTGGCGGAAATTGCTTCGGTGCTGGATGCCAATGACGAGCTGGATGTGCTTGCGGAGTTTTTGAAGAAGGCGGTGCGCAATCGTCAATTGAGCACGGATCTTTTGATCTGGATGTGCAAGGAACGGAAAGGCAAAGCGGAGAGTGTTTTCGACATGGATCTTGGCAATGCAATTCTGAGTGCCTTGGAGGACGATCACATTGCGGGTGGTCCGAAACGCACCGGGCGTTTGAGTGATGCGTTTACGGAAGACGTGGGTCTGGTGCCGGAGATGGTGGCAGATGCGGATGCGGATGAAGTTCGTTTGTTTGGTAAACGCATTTTGGCGACGCCGGTGTTTGATGGATTGACCCGTCGTTCGTTGATGGGTCGTTTGATCAAGACGCGTCCAGAAATGCAGGCGCTGATGGACGAAGGTTCGCAGTCGACCGAGCAGATGGCCCTGGTGGTATCGTGGGAGAGCATGGAGCATCGCAAGCTGGAGCTGGAAGACCTAGTAAAGGTGCAGATTCCGCAAAACAAAAAAGACATTCAGATCGCGCGTGAGTATGGCGATTTGCGCGAGAACTTCGAGTATAAGAGCGCGCGTCAGCATCAGGCGGTGTTGTTGCGATTGCAGTCGAAGTATGAGCGTGAACTGCGCAATGCACGCGGCACGGATTTTGTTGGCGTCGGCACGGAGAGTGTTGGCATCGGCACGGTGGTGGACCTCGAAGATGTGGCCACGGGCGAGAAGGAAACGCATTCAGTTCTTGGTGCCTGGGATGGCAATCCGGACAAGTTCATTTTGTCTTACCTGTCGGAGATGGCGAAGGCGATCATTGGCAAAAAGATTGGCGAGGAGGCGGATATCCCCACGGATACCGCCGGGACCCGCAAGGTGCGGGTGACGGGTATCCGGGCGTATCGGACGGAACCGCCACTTGCGTAG
- the eno gene encoding phosphopyruvate hydratase: MDDLIINQIIGREVLDSRGNPTVEVDVYLEGGAMGRAAVPSGASTGEHEALELRDGDKARYLGKGTMKAVANVNDVIAEHIEGLDASDQIGIDHAMLALDGTSTKSKLGANAILGVSMAVAKAAAAAFGQPLYKYLGGPNAKVLPVPMMNIINGGAHSDAPIDFQEFMIVPKGAPTFREALRYGAEVFHALKSILHDRGLSTAVGDEGGFAPTLNSADDALSVIAQAVEKAGYKMGEDIFIALDVASSEFFDKASGNYIFKKSDKSVRNAQELVAYYADLQKKYPIISIEDGCAENDWDGWKVLTDSLGAKTQLVGDDLFVTNVEFLRKGIDLGVANSILVKVNQIGSLTETFDSVELAHRHGYTAVLSHRSGETEDSTIADLAVATNCGQIKTGSLSRSDRIAKYNQLLRIEQELGDKAIYGGRMKV; the protein is encoded by the coding sequence ATGGACGACCTCATCATCAACCAAATTATCGGGCGTGAAGTTTTGGACTCACGCGGCAATCCCACTGTTGAAGTGGACGTTTATCTTGAAGGCGGCGCCATGGGCCGTGCGGCAGTGCCGAGCGGTGCAAGCACCGGGGAGCATGAAGCACTGGAACTGCGCGACGGCGACAAAGCTCGTTATCTCGGCAAGGGCACCATGAAGGCGGTCGCCAACGTGAATGACGTGATTGCGGAACACATCGAAGGTCTTGATGCAAGCGATCAGATCGGCATTGACCACGCGATGCTTGCGCTCGACGGCACCAGCACGAAGTCGAAGCTTGGCGCGAACGCGATCCTTGGCGTGTCGATGGCGGTCGCGAAAGCTGCCGCTGCCGCTTTTGGCCAGCCGCTTTACAAATACCTTGGCGGACCGAATGCCAAGGTGCTTCCGGTGCCGATGATGAACATCATCAACGGTGGCGCGCACAGCGATGCACCGATTGATTTCCAGGAATTCATGATCGTGCCCAAAGGTGCGCCGACCTTCCGTGAGGCATTGCGTTATGGGGCTGAAGTTTTCCATGCGTTGAAGAGCATCCTTCACGATCGTGGTTTGAGCACGGCGGTGGGTGACGAAGGTGGTTTTGCCCCGACGTTGAACAGTGCTGACGACGCTCTTTCCGTGATTGCGCAGGCGGTTGAGAAAGCCGGTTACAAAATGGGTGAAGACATCTTCATCGCGCTTGACGTGGCTTCCAGCGAGTTCTTCGACAAGGCCTCTGGCAACTACATCTTCAAGAAGTCCGACAAGAGTGTTCGCAACGCGCAGGAGTTGGTGGCTTACTACGCTGACTTGCAGAAAAAATACCCGATCATCTCCATTGAAGATGGTTGTGCGGAAAACGACTGGGACGGTTGGAAGGTTCTTACCGACAGCCTCGGTGCAAAAACCCAATTGGTGGGGGATGACCTTTTCGTGACCAACGTGGAGTTCCTTCGCAAAGGCATCGATCTTGGCGTTGCCAACTCGATCCTGGTGAAGGTGAACCAGATCGGTTCGCTTACAGAGACCTTTGACTCGGTTGAGCTGGCCCATCGTCATGGTTACACGGCGGTGCTGAGCCATCGTTCTGGCGAGACGGAAGATTCGACCATTGCCGACCTCGCGGTGGCAACCAACTGCGGTCAGATCAAGACCGGTTCGTTGAGCCGCAGTGACAGGATTGCCAAATACAACCAGCTTCTGCGCATTGAGCAGGAGCTTGGCGACAAGGCGATCTATGGCGGTCGTATGAAAGTGTAG
- a CDS encoding FtsB family cell division protein: MLDEDFDVEQSQTGRSKLLSGLVKVNRYLLALLIVPAGLIYFWPPFEDQKVALEKLDGLTVQRDSMKARAALMEQKLELIQKDEDYLEAMARDRLHLQKDGEVIVRFEDGNGPVK, from the coding sequence ATGCTTGACGAGGATTTCGATGTTGAACAGTCGCAGACTGGGCGCTCGAAATTGCTGTCAGGTTTGGTGAAGGTGAATCGTTATTTGCTGGCGTTGCTGATTGTGCCGGCGGGATTGATTTATTTTTGGCCGCCATTTGAAGATCAGAAGGTGGCTTTGGAAAAGCTGGATGGATTGACGGTGCAGCGCGACTCGATGAAGGCGCGTGCGGCATTGATGGAACAAAAGCTGGAATTGATCCAGAAGGATGAGGACTATCTGGAGGCCATGGCCCGTGACCGCCTGCACCTTCAGAAGGATGGAGAGGTGATTGTCCGCTTTGAAGATGGCAATGGCCCGGTAAAATGA
- a CDS encoding LptF/LptG family permease: protein MGPKIFDRYIWRQVASSTLTGVLVLTGVMVLGNVFKEMERLLGDTVGLPILLVLQFISYVVPYSLVFTIPWALLTAILLVFGRMSADNEMTALRMTGMSMPRICLPVFILATLMSGLCYFVNLELAPLTKNKIKRLFYDVALDDPAMLFQPGKVLDRFPGYRIYVAKREGNNLEGVEIYQTDGSRSESYIRAKNAELEITPGVTDFILLLRDGQVETWDGGEDGSSTDVLNDLQPVSFREMPITFPLSRLQKKSEKVSNSMKTTEALWQEVKSGVSTVDQLPMNEKLVSSSRTELSMRYSFSLAAVVFVLVGIPLGITAQRRETSIGFALSLIVAVSYIFVIIFASTQAEKPSSYPHLLMWLPNVVFIAVGSRLFWKLCQR, encoded by the coding sequence ATGGGACCAAAGATTTTTGATCGTTATATCTGGCGTCAGGTGGCGTCTTCGACCCTGACCGGCGTGCTCGTATTGACGGGTGTGATGGTGCTGGGGAACGTGTTTAAGGAGATGGAGCGCCTGCTGGGGGATACGGTGGGACTGCCGATATTGCTGGTGTTGCAGTTCATCAGTTATGTGGTGCCCTATTCGTTGGTGTTCACGATTCCGTGGGCATTGCTGACGGCGATTTTGCTGGTGTTCGGACGCATGAGTGCGGACAACGAGATGACGGCGTTGCGCATGACAGGCATGTCCATGCCGCGCATTTGTCTTCCGGTATTTATCTTGGCGACGTTGATGAGCGGGTTGTGTTATTTTGTGAATTTGGAATTGGCTCCGCTGACGAAAAACAAGATCAAGCGACTGTTTTACGATGTGGCGTTGGATGATCCGGCGATGCTTTTCCAACCGGGGAAGGTGTTGGACCGGTTTCCGGGTTATCGGATTTACGTGGCCAAGCGCGAAGGCAACAATCTTGAGGGGGTGGAGATTTATCAGACCGACGGTTCGCGCAGTGAGAGCTATATTCGGGCAAAGAACGCCGAGTTGGAGATAACGCCGGGAGTCACAGATTTTATTTTGTTGCTGCGGGATGGTCAGGTGGAGACTTGGGATGGAGGCGAGGACGGGTCGTCAACAGATGTGTTGAATGATTTGCAGCCGGTGTCGTTCCGGGAGATGCCAATCACTTTTCCTCTAAGCCGGCTGCAGAAAAAGTCCGAAAAAGTCTCTAACAGCATGAAGACGACGGAGGCCCTTTGGCAGGAGGTGAAAAGCGGCGTGAGCACGGTGGACCAATTGCCGATGAACGAGAAGCTGGTGTCCTCTTCGCGAACTGAACTGTCGATGCGCTACAGTTTCTCGCTGGCGGCGGTGGTGTTTGTGCTGGTGGGGATTCCGCTGGGGATCACGGCGCAACGGAGGGAGACCTCGATTGGGTTTGCGTTGAGTTTGATCGTAGCGGTTTCGTATATTTTCGTGATCATTTTTGCGAGCACGCAGGCGGAAAAGCCGAGTTCGTATCCGCATCTGTTGATGTGGCTGCCGAATGTGGTGTTCATTGCGGTGGGCAGCCGCCTGTTTTGGAAACTGTGTCAGCGGTAG
- a CDS encoding RrF2 family transcriptional regulator — MKISKKAEYALRAMLAICRSAPGTTFSIQTLAHDERIPLKFLEQILLILRKGGILHSRRGAGGGYQLAKPAAQITIGEILHLVDGPLDILPGSTTQSPALQSAFMELQQEMLTWLTNTTITDILQKEQTQGAVNFEI, encoded by the coding sequence ATGAAAATCTCCAAAAAAGCCGAATACGCCCTACGCGCCATGCTCGCCATCTGTCGCAGCGCCCCCGGCACCACCTTCTCCATCCAAACCCTCGCCCACGACGAACGCATCCCCCTTAAGTTTCTCGAACAAATCCTCCTCATCCTCCGCAAGGGCGGCATCCTCCACAGCCGACGCGGTGCCGGTGGCGGATATCAACTCGCAAAACCCGCCGCCCAAATCACCATCGGCGAAATCCTCCATCTCGTCGACGGCCCCCTCGACATCCTCCCCGGCAGCACCACGCAAAGCCCCGCCCTGCAATCCGCCTTCATGGAACTCCAGCAGGAAATGTTAACCTGGCTCACCAACACCACCATCACCGACATTCTGCAAAAAGAACAAACCCAAGGCGCCGTCAATTTCGAGATCTGA